One window from the genome of Bradyrhizobium xenonodulans encodes:
- a CDS encoding N-acyl homoserine lactonase family protein, which yields MGNAYEIYALRYATMSPRTPNMNFLAPDPHDSAAQDLDYFVWLIRGQGRDILVDTGFNAEEASARARKLTLNPVDALERFGVAAPAIRDIIVTHLHYDHAGNLDRFPNARFHLQEREMAYATGRCMCNGLLRHPFSVEHVTQMVRHVYGERVNFYSGDGEVAPGVTVHRVGGHSDGLQVVKVETARGPVVLASDAAHYYANLQRRSPFPIVYNVGDMAVGWETIERLAGHPDRFIPGHDPIVTEIYPRASDKVDAWALHLPPSRSFAK from the coding sequence ATGGGAAACGCCTACGAAATCTATGCCCTGCGCTATGCGACCATGTCGCCGCGCACCCCCAACATGAATTTTCTGGCGCCCGACCCGCATGACAGCGCGGCGCAGGACCTCGACTATTTCGTCTGGCTGATCCGAGGGCAGGGCCGCGACATCCTGGTCGACACCGGCTTCAACGCCGAGGAAGCGAGCGCGCGGGCGCGCAAGCTGACGCTCAATCCGGTCGATGCGCTGGAACGCTTCGGTGTCGCGGCGCCCGCTATTCGCGACATCATCGTGACGCATCTGCATTACGACCACGCCGGCAATCTCGATCGCTTTCCGAACGCGCGCTTCCATCTCCAGGAGCGCGAGATGGCTTACGCGACGGGGCGCTGCATGTGTAACGGCCTATTGCGACATCCGTTCTCGGTCGAGCACGTCACGCAGATGGTGCGTCATGTCTATGGCGAGCGGGTCAATTTCTATTCCGGCGACGGCGAGGTCGCGCCCGGCGTCACCGTGCACCGCGTCGGCGGCCATTCCGACGGGTTGCAAGTGGTCAAGGTCGAGACCGCGCGCGGGCCGGTGGTGCTGGCATCCGATGCCGCGCATTACTATGCCAATCTGCAGCGCCGCAGCCCGTTCCCGATCGTCTATAATGTCGGCGACATGGCCGTCGGCTGGGAGACGATCGAGCGCCTCGCCGGCCACCCCGATAGATTCATTCCCGGCCATGATCCGATCGTGACGGAGATCTATCCGCGCGCCAGCGACAAGGTCGACGCCTGGGCACTGCATCTGCCGCCGTCGCGGTCGTTTGCGAAATAG